A genomic segment from Salvia splendens isolate huo1 chromosome 13, SspV2, whole genome shotgun sequence encodes:
- the LOC121761527 gene encoding serine/threonine-protein phosphatase 7 long form homolog yields MQKHHISNKLMKEGTTQVFKVRRIESKTWDIDIHENVRYWLDAFGFKGVMDCGRPMKVDNELITTLIERWRPETHTFHLPIGEATIILEDVQAIWGLRADGHFFTGRDYHVNFPNWTSKCPDLLGWISDTSTETKQGGLLMTALINQTRMPLGDDLPTYVYIQRACIHALILSGGLILPDTTGCKVLFMWLNALGDPEEVKTISWGSAALAYIYHYLCEASMDKRKELGGPMILLRLWAWERMPTLMPSFKGSVVHEPYTPCGTRWKGTTQIGNHTRWPGSTTRYASTQRLCLDSYTAVQACSLANP; encoded by the exons ATGCAGAAACATcatatttcaaataaactcatGAAAGAGGGCACAACACAAGTATTTAAAGTCCGAAGGATAGAAAGTAAGACTTGGGACATCGACATTCATGAGAATGTTAGATACTGGCTTGACGCctttggtttcaaaggcgtgatGGATTGTGGGAGGCCCATGAAGGTCGACAATGAGCTGATCACGACTttgattgagcgttggaggccggAGACGCACACTTTCCATCTACCGATCGGTGAGGCGACGATCAtcttggaagatgtgcaagccaTTTGGGGCTTGAGGGCGGATGGTCACTTTTTCACAGGGCGTGACTATCAt GTCAACTTTCCAAATTGGACCAGCAAGTGCCCTGATCTGTTGGGATGGATATCAGATACTTCCACAGAGACAAAGCAAGGCGGTTTGCTGATGACCGCGCTGATCAACCAGACCAGGATGCCTCTGGGTGATGACCTACCTACGTACGTATACATCCAAAGGGCATGTATCCATGCCCTAATTTTATCAGGAGGTCTCATTCTACCAGACACCACGGGGTGTAAGGTTCTATTTATGTGGTTGAATGCGCTTGGGGATCCGGAAGAGGTGAAGACTATTAGTTGGGGAAGTGCGGCATTGGCCTACATTTATCATTATCTGTGCGAGGCTTCCATGGATAAGAGGAAAGAGTTGGGCGGGCCTATGATCCTTTTGCGCctatgggcgtgggaaagaatgcccacattgaTGCCTTCGTTCAAAGGATCAGTTGTGCACGAGCCATATACACCATGTGGCACCAG GTGGAAAGGAACAACGCAGATAGGAAATCACACTAGGTGGCCTGGCTCAACAACTCGTTATGCCTCCACTCAACGATTGTGCCTGGATTCCTATACTGCAGTTCAAGCATGTAGCTTGGCAAATCCCTAA